In a genomic window of Halomonas denitrificans:
- a CDS encoding fatty acyl-AMP ligase: MSLKPTPTQNSLPLKTSGYRSLAEALDYAAQGTTGCNFHNGRGELTSVMTYSDLRERARSTALKLAGLGLPRGSRIALVADTQPEFHVMFFACQYAGLVPVPLPAAVHLGGKTAFVKHLRALLQDCRARAAYASSDFEPFLRDAVDGLDLAVSGTLDAFDALEPATELPEAPGADDLAYLQYTSGSTRFPRGTMITQRAVLTNLAGILQYGVQIRRGDRYMSWLPFYHDMGLVGLILGPVVSQLSVDYLGTRDFAMRPRLWLELMSRNAATISYAPPFGFALVARRLRPGDVSRYDLSAWRVAGVGAEMIRSNWLHRFAEALAEARFSESAFLPCYGMAECSLAVSFAPLGQGLEVDRLDADLLARERRAEPITTDDELRVTEFVNCGRPLPDYEVEIRDADGNLLPERHCGTIHLRGPSVMSGYANNEQATAEALTGDGWLNTGDVGYRAGDSLYITGRAKDLLIINGRNIWPQDLEYLAEQQPEVRPEDASAFAIASEDGSEVAVLVVQCREQDPFRQARLVERLKQQIQSEFGIACLIELVPLHTLPRTSSGKLSRSGTRLDFLKRNGLEDTEVLPRELVDRTPHTQALNQVD; encoded by the coding sequence TTGAGCCTGAAGCCAACCCCCACGCAGAATTCGCTGCCGTTGAAAACCTCCGGCTATCGGAGCCTCGCCGAAGCGCTGGACTACGCCGCCCAGGGGACCACGGGCTGCAATTTCCACAACGGCCGGGGCGAGCTGACGTCGGTCATGACCTACAGCGATCTTCGCGAGAGAGCGCGCTCCACCGCGCTGAAGCTCGCCGGTCTCGGTCTGCCGCGAGGCAGCCGCATCGCACTGGTCGCCGATACGCAGCCCGAGTTCCACGTCATGTTCTTCGCCTGCCAGTACGCCGGCCTCGTCCCGGTGCCGCTGCCGGCGGCGGTGCATCTCGGCGGAAAGACTGCATTCGTCAAGCACCTGCGCGCACTGCTGCAGGATTGCCGGGCGCGTGCTGCCTACGCCTCGTCCGATTTCGAACCGTTCCTGCGCGACGCGGTCGACGGGCTGGACCTGGCGGTCAGCGGCACGCTGGACGCCTTCGACGCGCTGGAGCCGGCGACGGAACTGCCCGAAGCGCCCGGTGCCGACGATCTGGCGTACCTCCAGTACACGTCCGGCAGCACGCGTTTCCCGCGCGGCACGATGATCACCCAGCGCGCGGTGCTGACCAACCTGGCCGGCATCCTGCAATACGGCGTCCAGATCCGGCGCGGCGACCGCTACATGTCGTGGCTGCCGTTCTACCACGACATGGGCCTCGTGGGCCTGATCCTGGGACCGGTGGTCTCGCAGCTCTCGGTCGACTATCTCGGCACCCGCGATTTCGCGATGCGCCCGCGCCTGTGGCTGGAACTGATGTCGCGGAACGCCGCGACGATTTCCTACGCACCGCCGTTCGGTTTCGCGCTGGTCGCTCGCCGCCTGCGCCCGGGCGACGTATCGCGCTACGACCTGTCGGCCTGGCGCGTGGCCGGCGTCGGCGCGGAGATGATCCGCTCGAACTGGCTGCATCGTTTCGCCGAAGCGCTGGCGGAGGCCCGCTTCTCCGAGTCGGCGTTCCTGCCCTGCTACGGCATGGCCGAATGTTCCCTGGCAGTCAGCTTCGCGCCGCTCGGCCAGGGGCTGGAAGTCGACCGGCTGGACGCGGACCTGCTGGCCCGCGAGCGTCGCGCCGAGCCGATCACGACCGACGACGAACTGCGGGTCACCGAATTCGTCAATTGCGGCCGGCCGCTGCCCGACTACGAGGTCGAGATCCGCGATGCCGACGGCAACCTGCTCCCCGAGCGTCACTGCGGGACGATTCACCTGCGAGGCCCGAGCGTGATGTCGGGCTACGCGAACAACGAGCAGGCGACCGCCGAAGCGCTGACCGGCGACGGTTGGCTCAACACCGGCGACGTCGGCTATCGCGCCGGCGATTCGCTCTACATCACCGGCCGCGCCAAGGATCTGTTGATCATCAACGGCCGGAACATCTGGCCGCAGGACCTGGAGTATCTCGCCGAACAGCAGCCGGAGGTCCGACCCGAAGACGCCTCGGCCTTCGCCATCGCCTCCGAAGACGGCAGCGAGGTCGCGGTCCTGGTCGTCCAGTGCCGTGAACAGGACCCGTTTCGCCAGGCCCGCCTGGTCGAGCGTCTCAAGCAGCAGATCCAGTCCGAGTTCGGCATCGCCTGCCTGATCGAGCTGGTTCCATTGCACACGCTGCCGCGCACGTCCTCCGGCAAGCTCTCGCGCAGCGGAACGCGGCTCGATTTCCTCAAGCGCAACGGCCTCGAAGACACGGAAGTCCTGCCGCGCGAACTGGTCGATCGAACGCCCCACACGCAGGCCCTGAACCAGGTCGATTGA